Below is a genomic region from Limnochordia bacterium.
CAAGGAAGAGACTATCGCCATACGAACTTAAAGAAATCTACTCACTTTTTGTGATCCTGAAAGGCCATGCAAACTAGCAATACTATCAGCCTTGGCAAATCAGCTTGCCTGATCTAGGTTGAATGAATCTTCTACGGTGGCTATATCCTTGATCCGTCTTACACCGGCGGCACTTGCCATGATCACAACATCTTCGATCTCCGACACAGAGTTGTATAGTCCTTCGATGCGGACAAGGTACTCTCGACTACCCTGTTGCACTTGACCTCCTGTCAGATTGAGATTTGCGGCAGCTAACGCTTGCACCACTCGATCAAGCCCAATGTTATATGCTTGCATCTTCCCTGGGTCGAGACGGACGTGAATCTCTCTTTCTCTTCCGCCAACCACTTCGACAGAGGCGACGCCATCAATTCTCTCCAAGCGATTCTTAATCTGGGTCTCGGCAATATGACGAAGTTCATGACTGGGTAGATCGCCAAACAACCCGATTTCCACGATAGGAAAGGCATTGGGGTTAAACCTAAATACCCGGGGAGTCTTTGCATCCTCGGGGAGGTATGGTTTGATGATATCGATTTTCTCCCTGACTTCTAGAAGGGCAAAATCCATGTCGGTTCCCCAGTCGAACTGGATAATCACCAAGGACTGATCCCGTTCGGAGCGGGAAATTACTGACTCAATACTGCCCACTGTACTCAGTACTTCCTCAATGGGTCGGGTTACTAAGTTCTCTATTTCTTGGGGCCCGGCTCCGGTGTAATCGGTGATGACCGTAGCCACGGGAATCTCCAGATCCGGTAGTAACTCCATGTAAAGATGGTTGAACGACACAAATCCTAAAAGGAGTACGATCAGGACCAACATAACGATAGTGACCGGTCTTTTGACAGCGAGTTGTGGTAAACTCAAGGTTATTCCTCCCCGAAGTGTTCCGTTACCAGTACGGCCTTACCCTCGGTAAGGACTCCCTCGCTTCTGGTAATAATGATTTCGTCTTCAACAAGCCCGGAGCAGACCTGTATTCTCCTATTCCTTTCTAAACCGATCTGGATCCGGCGCTTCTGGCATGCTCCCTGATGTATTGTCCATACATAGTGGCCGTGGTCGTCTTCAAATAGAGCTTTGCTTGGTATGGTCAATTCCTCAGACTGATCACAGATGATGTGGACCTTGGCATACATACCGGGTCTTAATTGATTCGCTTCGTTAGGGAGCACAGCTGTCACAGAAAAAAGCCTTGTTTGCGGGTCAGCCACCGGTGAGATTGATTCGATTCTGCCATGGAAAACCTCTCCGGGAATGGAATCTACAGTAACCTCCACTGGCATATCCAGGGTTACTTTCACCATGTCGCCTTCAACAAGACCTACTTGGACCTTGACCTGGTCAATATCCACAATTACACACGCCATGGATGTGTTTGATGCCATGGCACCCACTTCCACTGCCCGGTGAGCAACTACCCCACCGATGGGGGCGCAGACCTGGGTATCGGCCAGATTTAGGCGAACCAACTCAAGGGCCGCCTCGGCTTGAGCGAGTTGAGCTTTAGCTGCTTGGATATCCTCTTCCTTGGCGCCTTCATCGATCATGGCTAATTGCTGCTTTGCGGCAATCATCTGGGACTTCGCCCCTTCGTACTGGGTTTTGATGCGATCCAGCTCTTGGTTTGAAATGACTTTCTCCGCGTGGAGTATTTGCGATCGTTGGTAAGCCAGCTCCGCAGTCTCAAAGGCGACCGTCGCTTGATCAAGCATGGCTTGGGCTTGGGTTCGTTCCTCAGGTCTTGCGCCCTTAAGGACCTTGGCGAATGTTGCTTCGGCCAAAGCAACGGCAGCCTCTGCCTGTTTCAATTGAACCTGTAGTTCATCGGCGGATACAGAAAAGAGGAAGTCTCCCTTCTGAACCCGATCCCCTACGGCAAAGTCAACTTGCTGTACTTTCCCAGGGATTTTGGGAATGACAGCTACCTGACGATTGGGCTCGACAATTGCATGATAGGTAATGCTTTCCCGCCACAGTTCCGCCTTGGCTGGGACTGCCGTCACCAGCATCCCTTTTTGTTCTGTTTCCAGGCTTGCGGGGACCTGACCTTGGAGGCGATTGATTTCTCCCCTCAAAAGTCCAATATAGGCGCCACTGGAAATAACAAGCACAAATAGAAGTACCAGGCAGGCAATAAGAAGTAGTCTTTTTTTCATAGTCACTTGACGCATCAATTCCTTGCTTCTAAAGCACGAAAGTCCTTGCGTCTTCACCTCCTAGATGAGCAAGATGTAACAGGTGAGTTCAGCACTATCAGAGTAATGAAGAATGAGATTTACAAAGAAAAGTCGCATGGTCGTTAAGGATGCAAAGGAACGCACATGAATGGACTGGCTGACTGGTCAGTCAGTGCTTCAATACAAGTATACCAACGCCTGTCACATCTGTCAATTAGTGATCGTATAGTTTTCATTTACCATGGTATGCATGGGACTTAAGGTATATGCAAGTCCCGAAAATCTTCAGCAGGTGTTTTCATTGGCTAAGAAGGCAACCCACTGTGCGGGGATCAAAAAAGGCCCCGTGTTTGTGCGGGGCCTTTTGAGTATCAAAACAATTTAAGCGGTTTTTGTTTGGCGAAGTCTGTAGAACACATAGGTGATAACACTAATGACTAGACTGATACCAAGGATAATGAATGGAGCCTTGATCGTCCACTGAATGACATTCAGTACACCCTTTGTTACACCGGTAGGTATTTCACCGGGCTGGATAATTGCTGGAGCCACAAGGTCAAAGTTGCGTCTCCATGCACTGCGCACGGAGAGGTTCCGTACAAATACAAGTAAACTGGTAACGCCAAGGATAAACGTACTGAATAGAATACTTTCCGCAAAGGTCATCTCGGACTTCTTAGCCTGCATTCCCCGTAGAATCTCCAGCAAAAGAACAACTAGTCCCAAGGCTGTATGTGCGACCCCTGATACGGATATTAACATGAGCTTGTCAAGGAACGCTGCCTCACTGATATGGGTTTTAAGAATGGTCCAAGGACTTTCGTTAAGAAGTTTATCATAGCTTCCCACGATATGGATTACAGACATCTTCGCAGTTAAAATGTGTGCTAATCCCAAGGCTAGTATGATTGCAGATAGGAGCATAACCCATGCTCTGCGAGCCGGCTTCTTCTTTGTAAACAGGTTAATGATCTGTTCAAGCAGAAGAATGACGCCCACAACGGCCAAAACATAAAGCAAGGCGAAGTGAATATGATTAAAGATTCTAATTTGTATAGTAGACGGAAGGGGTAATGCCAGAAATCCTACGATTACTAGTAGTACTAACCCCATAATCCCTGCGCGTATTACATCCGAGTTTCCCATTTAAATAGCCTCCCTAATTATCACGTGGTACTTAAGCATCAACCTTTTACGTGACCATTCCTAAGTGCAGTCTGTCCAAGGACATGTTCTCGTGTATTTGGACACATAGTAGAAAATTCGCCATGACCGGTGGGATTTCCTCCTAATTTACTTGCGACAGTAACATCCAATTAGAAAATCGGGGTGATTAACCGTCAATGACTCCCCGGGGTATTCTAAAACTAGCTGGGGTTGTGGTGGACTCTGCTTAGTGCATACATTCTCGAACAACCTCTGCTATTTCCCTGCATATAGCGGTCTGCAGCACCTCTGCCCCTTCGCGCTGCATTCACCTTTTGTAATGCCCTCTTGTTCTTGACAAGAAAAGTTGCTAGATACCTGTTGAACCAAACCCCCCATCCTTTCGGTCGGTATCACTTAATTTAGTTGTGGTCTTCACCCTAACACGGTGGATTGGGGTGATGACAAGTTGTGCAATTTTAGTGCCACATGCCACGGGAAATGGCTCCTTACCGTGATTAATTAAAAGGACCTTAAGCTCTCCCCGATATCCTTGATCGATGGTGCCCGGGCTGTTTAGGACGGTGATCTGATGCTTCAGTGCCAAACCACTCCTTGGTCTGATCTGCCCCTCAGTGTCTGGCGGCAGTTGGATACTGATGCCGGTACCTACCAATGCCACATCTCCTGGTTGGATCACGGTGTCTGTAACAGAGAAAAGATCCAAACCAGCGTCCCCTTCGTGGGCATATTCAGGTAGCCTCGCCTTAGGCGAAATGAGCTTGACATTTAGAGTGAGATTCATTGGATGTTTACCAGTCCTTTTTAGATGATTAGCTAGCTGTCTTGCTCTGCTTGCTTACGATTTACCTTACCTTGGACAAAGTTGGTCAATAGCAAAGCGATGATAATACCAAGACTATCAATTCCAACGTCAAGTAAGCTGCCGGTTCTTCCGGCCTGAGAGAACTGAAGAAACTCATCCAGTCCTGCTACTAACAGACTTAAGACAAAGGCAGCTAAGAAAGGCCTTCGCTTTAATGGTCTTGTGCCCGCACTCGCGAAAAAACAACAAAGTGCCAATCCTCCATAGGCTAGAAGATGAATTAATTTCCGAACAAGGGTTACAGTAAAGTACTTTTGCTCCAGTGTCAGCCACGGGAAATGGTTACCCAGTACTGATACCATAAAGGATGCTGTAAACTGTGGTTCCCTCGATGCAATAACGACCATGAGGATATAGCCAAAGAAACCAAACCACCCGAGAATCGTGCGGGCTCTTATCATATCTGTGTGACCTTTCTAGGACCAGCTGTCCCATTCCACCAGCATATCTAGGGGTTTGCGTTTTTTCGGTCTGTGCTCCTGAATCTTTGGGTAACCTAAGGGCAGCAACGCCACCACTTTATATTCCCTTGGTATGTTCAGCAGTTGTTTTGCCTGGTCTTGATCGAAATGCCCAATCCAGCAAGTACCCAGTCCACAAGCAGCAGCTGCCAAGGTAATGTGGTCTACTGCAATAGCGACATCAACAGCATAGGGAGGTACTTGACAGGACATCATACGTTCAGGCTCAAGGGCCACCGCAACGATTACAACCGGCGCTTCCCCGACAAATCCTTGGCCACCGGCGACTTGAACTAGTCTTTTCCGTTTTTCCGCATCTTGTACCACGATCATTTTCCAGGGCTGTTTGTTGTTGGCTGAAGGTGCCAATCGGGCTGCCTCCAAAACCATACTAAGTTTTGCTTTTTCAACAGGTTGTGAGGAAAAGGCTCGGACGCTTCTTCGCTTAGTTGCCAAACTCAGGAAATCCATAGTTAACCCCCTCCTGATACATACGGACTATGGTGGGTCCGCAA
It encodes:
- a CDS encoding efflux RND transporter permease subunit, whose translation is MSLPQLAVKRPVTIVMLVLIVLLLGFVSFNHLYMELLPDLEIPVATVITDYTGAGPQEIENLVTRPIEEVLSTVGSIESVISRSERDQSLVIIQFDWGTDMDFALLEVREKIDIIKPYLPEDAKTPRVFRFNPNAFPIVEIGLFGDLPSHELRHIAETQIKNRLERIDGVASVEVVGGREREIHVRLDPGKMQAYNIGLDRVVQALAAANLNLTGGQVQQGSREYLVRIEGLYNSVSEIEDVVIMASAAGVRRIKDIATVEDSFNLDQAS
- a CDS encoding nitroreductase family protein, yielding MDFLSLATKRRSVRAFSSQPVEKAKLSMVLEAARLAPSANNKQPWKMIVVQDAEKRKRLVQVAGGQGFVGEAPVVIVAVALEPERMMSCQVPPYAVDVAIAVDHITLAAAACGLGTCWIGHFDQDQAKQLLNIPREYKVVALLPLGYPKIQEHRPKKRKPLDMLVEWDSWS
- the dut gene encoding dUTP diphosphatase, whose product is MNLTLNVKLISPKARLPEYAHEGDAGLDLFSVTDTVIQPGDVALVGTGISIQLPPDTEGQIRPRSGLALKHQITVLNSPGTIDQGYRGELKVLLINHGKEPFPVACGTKIAQLVITPIHRVRVKTTTKLSDTDRKDGGFGSTGI
- a CDS encoding efflux RND transporter periplasmic adaptor subunit, with product MRQVTMKKRLLLIACLVLLFVLVISSGAYIGLLRGEINRLQGQVPASLETEQKGMLVTAVPAKAELWRESITYHAIVEPNRQVAVIPKIPGKVQQVDFAVGDRVQKGDFLFSVSADELQVQLKQAEAAVALAEATFAKVLKGARPEERTQAQAMLDQATVAFETAELAYQRSQILHAEKVISNQELDRIKTQYEGAKSQMIAAKQQLAMIDEGAKEEDIQAAKAQLAQAEAALELVRLNLADTQVCAPIGGVVAHRAVEVGAMASNTSMACVIVDIDQVKVQVGLVEGDMVKVTLDMPVEVTVDSIPGEVFHGRIESISPVADPQTRLFSVTAVLPNEANQLRPGMYAKVHIICDQSEELTIPSKALFEDDHGHYVWTIHQGACQKRRIQIGLERNRRIQVCSGLVEDEIIITRSEGVLTEGKAVLVTEHFGEE
- a CDS encoding VanZ family protein yields the protein MIRARTILGWFGFFGYILMVVIASREPQFTASFMVSVLGNHFPWLTLEQKYFTVTLVRKLIHLLAYGGLALCCFFASAGTRPLKRRPFLAAFVLSLLVAGLDEFLQFSQAGRTGSLLDVGIDSLGIIIALLLTNFVQGKVNRKQAEQDS